A genomic window from Agreia sp. COWG includes:
- a CDS encoding GlsB/YeaQ/YmgE family stress response membrane protein, translating into MLGLIISIIVVGIIAGALARLIVPGKQNMSIGMTILLGIIGSFVGGFLGFLIFGADAQDGFFQPAGIVGSIIGAIIVLIIWIQVRGRSTARR; encoded by the coding sequence ATGCTCGGACTCATCATCAGCATCATCGTCGTCGGCATCATCGCCGGTGCGCTCGCCCGCCTCATCGTTCCGGGCAAGCAGAACATGTCCATCGGAATGACCATCCTGCTCGGAATCATCGGCTCGTTCGTGGGCGGATTCCTGGGCTTCCTCATCTTCGGCGCCGACGCCCAGGACGGCTTCTTCCAGCCGGCCGGCATCGTGGGATCGATCATCGGCGCCATCATCGTTCTGATCATCTGGATCCAGGTGCGAGGCCGCAGCACCGC
- a CDS encoding response regulator transcription factor, translating to MTQTATSTAERTATRPLTVALVDDYDVVLVGLAHMFDSYADRVLIAEIDATTELSDSVDIVMYDSFAQPESDHDEISALVGNPRAGKVVMYTWNFHPDLVAGAQQQGVHGYLSKTLPARELVAALERIHAGETVVSDPPRRASPASGLDWPGRNEGITDRESEILALITQGKSNAEVATLTYLSPNTVKSYIRSIYRKIGATSRTQAVLWGVAHGFTPDYHRIDHWRGGP from the coding sequence ATGACGCAGACCGCCACGAGTACCGCCGAGAGAACGGCAACGCGGCCCCTCACCGTGGCCCTCGTCGACGACTACGACGTGGTGCTCGTCGGGTTGGCGCACATGTTCGACTCCTACGCGGATCGCGTGCTGATCGCCGAGATCGACGCCACGACCGAGCTCAGCGACTCTGTCGACATCGTGATGTACGACTCGTTCGCGCAACCGGAGTCGGACCACGACGAGATCAGCGCACTGGTCGGCAACCCTCGTGCCGGCAAGGTCGTCATGTACACCTGGAACTTTCACCCAGACCTCGTGGCCGGCGCCCAGCAACAGGGCGTGCACGGCTACCTCTCGAAGACCCTCCCCGCCCGAGAGCTGGTCGCAGCCCTCGAGCGAATCCACGCTGGGGAGACCGTGGTGAGCGACCCGCCGCGGCGGGCGAGCCCGGCATCCGGCCTCGACTGGCCAGGGCGCAACGAGGGCATCACCGACCGCGAATCAGAGATTCTGGCCTTGATCACGCAGGGCAAGAGCAACGCAGAGGTCGCGACGCTCACGTATCTCAGCCCGAACACGGTGAAGAGCTACATCCGCAGCATCTACCGCAAGATCGGTGCCACCAGCCGCACCCAGGCCGTGCTGTGGGGCGTCGCCCACGGCTTCACGCCCGACTACCACCGCATCGACCACTGGCGGGGCGGGCCCTAG
- the budA gene encoding acetolactate decarboxylase: protein MSALLDGVYDGDLTVSELLEHGDFGLGTFNALDGEMLVLDGVCYRLRADGTAERASGTDQTPFAVVVPFDETLGFDVTERSTREQVVARIVALAKSQNYLFAVRVRGRFESVTTRTVRRQQKPYPPMREAVANEAVVTFSDVDGTVAGFRTPLYERGIGVPGGHVHFIDDAFTAGGHVLDFVMQHGRVDICKGSDLALRLPLDSSFASADLDPADLDDQVRATENHGPR from the coding sequence ACCTCACCGTCTCGGAGCTGCTCGAGCACGGGGACTTCGGTCTCGGAACGTTCAATGCGCTCGACGGCGAGATGCTCGTGCTCGACGGTGTCTGCTACCGGCTGCGGGCCGACGGAACGGCGGAACGCGCATCCGGCACCGACCAGACGCCGTTCGCCGTGGTCGTGCCGTTCGACGAGACGCTGGGCTTCGACGTGACAGAGCGCAGCACCCGCGAGCAGGTGGTGGCCCGCATCGTGGCGCTCGCGAAGTCGCAGAATTACCTCTTCGCGGTGCGGGTGCGCGGACGCTTCGAGTCGGTCACCACGCGAACGGTGCGGCGGCAGCAGAAGCCGTATCCGCCGATGCGCGAGGCCGTGGCGAACGAGGCCGTGGTCACCTTCAGCGATGTCGACGGCACGGTGGCGGGATTCCGCACGCCGCTATACGAGCGCGGCATCGGGGTTCCGGGTGGGCACGTGCACTTCATCGACGACGCGTTCACGGCCGGTGGCCACGTGCTCGACTTCGTGATGCAGCACGGCCGCGTCGACATCTGCAAGGGAAGCGACCTGGCGCTTCGACTGCCGCTCGACTCGTCGTTCGCGTCGGCCGACCTCGACCCGGCAGACCTCGACGACCAGGTGCGCGCCACAGAGAACCACGGCCCGCGCTGA